Proteins encoded in a region of the Podarcis muralis chromosome 2, rPodMur119.hap1.1, whole genome shotgun sequence genome:
- the NEURL1B gene encoding E3 ubiquitin-protein ligase NEURL1B isoform X4, with product MQLPALGTYGDTSQQARSVSHRPYYTLPNSSHERRSVLTITEPPRFHFQAKGKNIRLDAHSRKATRRNSFCNGVTFTNRPIHLYEKVRLKLVSVHHGWSGALRFGFTTHDPSQMSADDIPKYACPDLVTRPGFWAKALPERFALRDNILAFWVDRHGRVFYSVNDEEPILFHCGVKVSGPLWALIDVYGITHEVQILDSMFAETMTSTRLSNARLSTCLPQSSHDSANFNNNELENNQVVAKIANLNLSRMPALPTDNHTIPCCPSRRQLAQVVPAFLDTDLRFHPTRGPDINFSQDRMSACTNWQESNRTLVFSDRPLHIGESFFVEVGHLGLPYYGALTFGITSCDPGTLRTNELPADPDFLLDRKEYWVVCRGFPVLNNGDILSFVVLPNGEVHHGINGINRGMLMCVDTSQSLWVFFTIHGVINQLKILGTVQSSPVTVSPSGSPGGSQYDSDSDMAFSVNRSSSASESSLVTAPSSPLSPPVSPVFPPPEPSSSKNGECTVCFDNEVDVVIYTCGHMCLCNTCGLKLKKQLNACCPICRRVIKDIIKIYRP from the exons ATGCAGCTACCCGCCCTGGGAACCTATGGtg ACACCAGTCAACAGGCTCGCTCTGTATCCCACAGGCCTTATTACACACTGCCTAACAGTAGCCATGAGAGGCGGTCTGTCCTCACCATTACTGAACCTCCGCGATTCCATTTCCAGGCCAAAGGAAAAAACATACGCCTGGATGCCCATTCCCGCAAAGCCACTCGGAGGAACAGTTTCTGCAACGGCGTCACTTTCACCAACCGGCCCATCCACCTCTACGAGAAAGTGCGTCTCAAGCTGGTGTCCGTGCACCACGGGTGGAGCGGGGCCCTGCGCTTTGGCTTCACCACTCACGATCCATCGCAGATGAGCGCAGACGACATACCAAAATACGCCTGCCCAGACCTGGTGACACGGCCAGGCTTCTGGGCCAAAGCCCTGCCAGAGAGGTTTGCACTAAGAGACAACATCTTGGCGTTCTGGGTCGACCGCCATGGGAGAGTTTTCTATAGCGTTAATGACGAAGAGCCAATTCTGTTTCACTGTGGCGTCAAAGTCTCCGGGCCTCTCTGGGCACTGATAGATGTCTATGGAATCACGCATGAAGTGCAAATACTAG ACAGCATGTTTGCCGAGACGATGACCTCCACCCGTCTCAGCAACGCACGACTCAGCACTTGCCTTCCACAGAGCAGCCACGACTCAGCCAACTTCAACAACAACGAACTGGAGAACAACCAGGTGGTGGCCAAAATTGCTAATCTGAACTTGAGCCGTATGCCTGCGCTGCCGACAGATAACCACACCATCCCTTGCTGTCCAAGCAGGCGGCAGCTTGCCCAAGTGGTGCCTGCCTTTCTCGATACAGATCTGCGTTTCCACCCTACTCGTGGGCCCGACATTAACTTTTCTCAGGACCGGATGTCTGCCTGCACCAACTGGCAAGAGAGCAATAGGACTTTGGTGTTTTCCGACCGGCCTTTGCACATTGGCGAAAGCTTCTTTGTGGAAGTTGGACACCTGGGGCTGCCGTACTATGGAGCCCTCACGTTTGGCATCACTTCTTGTGATCCTGGTACTTTACGAACAAATGAGCTCCCAGCGGATCCAGACTTCCTTCTGGATCGCAAGGAATACTGGGTGGTTTGCCGAGGTTTCCCAGTCCTCAACAATGGGGACATCCTCAGCTTTGTGGTCTTGCCAAATGGAGAAGTGCACCATGGAATAAACGGGATCAACCGTGGGATGCTGATGTGCGTTGATACCTCGCAGTCACTGTGGGTATTTTTCACGATCCATGGTGTTATCAATCAACTCAAAATATTAG gCACTGTGCAGTCCAGCCCTGTGACAGTCTCTCCCTCAGGATCCCCTGGAGGCTCCCAATATGACAGTGACTCAGATATGGCTTTCAGCGTGAACAGGTCTTCTTCCGCTTCTGAGTCATCCCTAG TGACTGCTCCAAGTTCACCTCTGAGCCCTCCAGTGTCTCCCGTGTTCCCACCTCCGGAGCCGTCAAGCAGCAAGAATGGCGAGTGCACCGTTTGCTTTGACAACGAGGTGGATGTGGTGATCTACACCTGTGGACACATGTGCCTCTGCAACACCTGTGGTCttaagctgaagaaacaactcAATGCCTGCTGCCCAATCTGCCGACGGGTCATCAAAGACATTATTAAAATCTACCGCCCTTAA
- the NEURL1B gene encoding E3 ubiquitin-protein ligase NEURL1B isoform X1: MGNTESVPLEVAMRICLSSSSWISGAPPLDTSQQARSVSHRPYYTLPNSSHERRSVLTITEPPRFHFQAKGKNIRLDAHSRKATRRNSFCNGVTFTNRPIHLYEKVRLKLVSVHHGWSGALRFGFTTHDPSQMSADDIPKYACPDLVTRPGFWAKALPERFALRDNILAFWVDRHGRVFYSVNDEEPILFHCGVKVSGPLWALIDVYGITHEVQILDSMFAETMTSTRLSNARLSTCLPQSSHDSANFNNNELENNQVVAKIANLNLSRMPALPTDNHTIPCCPSRRQLAQVVPAFLDTDLRFHPTRGPDINFSQDRMSACTNWQESNRTLVFSDRPLHIGESFFVEVGHLGLPYYGALTFGITSCDPGTLRTNELPADPDFLLDRKEYWVVCRGFPVLNNGDILSFVVLPNGEVHHGINGINRGMLMCVDTSQSLWVFFTIHGVINQLKILGTVQSSPVTVSPSGSPGGSQYDSDSDMAFSVNRSSSASESSLVTAPSSPLSPPVSPVFPPPEPSSSKNGECTVCFDNEVDVVIYTCGHMCLCNTCGLKLKKQLNACCPICRRVIKDIIKIYRP, translated from the exons ACACCAGTCAACAGGCTCGCTCTGTATCCCACAGGCCTTATTACACACTGCCTAACAGTAGCCATGAGAGGCGGTCTGTCCTCACCATTACTGAACCTCCGCGATTCCATTTCCAGGCCAAAGGAAAAAACATACGCCTGGATGCCCATTCCCGCAAAGCCACTCGGAGGAACAGTTTCTGCAACGGCGTCACTTTCACCAACCGGCCCATCCACCTCTACGAGAAAGTGCGTCTCAAGCTGGTGTCCGTGCACCACGGGTGGAGCGGGGCCCTGCGCTTTGGCTTCACCACTCACGATCCATCGCAGATGAGCGCAGACGACATACCAAAATACGCCTGCCCAGACCTGGTGACACGGCCAGGCTTCTGGGCCAAAGCCCTGCCAGAGAGGTTTGCACTAAGAGACAACATCTTGGCGTTCTGGGTCGACCGCCATGGGAGAGTTTTCTATAGCGTTAATGACGAAGAGCCAATTCTGTTTCACTGTGGCGTCAAAGTCTCCGGGCCTCTCTGGGCACTGATAGATGTCTATGGAATCACGCATGAAGTGCAAATACTAG ACAGCATGTTTGCCGAGACGATGACCTCCACCCGTCTCAGCAACGCACGACTCAGCACTTGCCTTCCACAGAGCAGCCACGACTCAGCCAACTTCAACAACAACGAACTGGAGAACAACCAGGTGGTGGCCAAAATTGCTAATCTGAACTTGAGCCGTATGCCTGCGCTGCCGACAGATAACCACACCATCCCTTGCTGTCCAAGCAGGCGGCAGCTTGCCCAAGTGGTGCCTGCCTTTCTCGATACAGATCTGCGTTTCCACCCTACTCGTGGGCCCGACATTAACTTTTCTCAGGACCGGATGTCTGCCTGCACCAACTGGCAAGAGAGCAATAGGACTTTGGTGTTTTCCGACCGGCCTTTGCACATTGGCGAAAGCTTCTTTGTGGAAGTTGGACACCTGGGGCTGCCGTACTATGGAGCCCTCACGTTTGGCATCACTTCTTGTGATCCTGGTACTTTACGAACAAATGAGCTCCCAGCGGATCCAGACTTCCTTCTGGATCGCAAGGAATACTGGGTGGTTTGCCGAGGTTTCCCAGTCCTCAACAATGGGGACATCCTCAGCTTTGTGGTCTTGCCAAATGGAGAAGTGCACCATGGAATAAACGGGATCAACCGTGGGATGCTGATGTGCGTTGATACCTCGCAGTCACTGTGGGTATTTTTCACGATCCATGGTGTTATCAATCAACTCAAAATATTAG gCACTGTGCAGTCCAGCCCTGTGACAGTCTCTCCCTCAGGATCCCCTGGAGGCTCCCAATATGACAGTGACTCAGATATGGCTTTCAGCGTGAACAGGTCTTCTTCCGCTTCTGAGTCATCCCTAG TGACTGCTCCAAGTTCACCTCTGAGCCCTCCAGTGTCTCCCGTGTTCCCACCTCCGGAGCCGTCAAGCAGCAAGAATGGCGAGTGCACCGTTTGCTTTGACAACGAGGTGGATGTGGTGATCTACACCTGTGGACACATGTGCCTCTGCAACACCTGTGGTCttaagctgaagaaacaactcAATGCCTGCTGCCCAATCTGCCGACGGGTCATCAAAGACATTATTAAAATCTACCGCCCTTAA
- the NEURL1B gene encoding E3 ubiquitin-protein ligase NEURL1B isoform X2, translating into MGNTVHKTLAAAPEEQKERRNIQDTSQQARSVSHRPYYTLPNSSHERRSVLTITEPPRFHFQAKGKNIRLDAHSRKATRRNSFCNGVTFTNRPIHLYEKVRLKLVSVHHGWSGALRFGFTTHDPSQMSADDIPKYACPDLVTRPGFWAKALPERFALRDNILAFWVDRHGRVFYSVNDEEPILFHCGVKVSGPLWALIDVYGITHEVQILDSMFAETMTSTRLSNARLSTCLPQSSHDSANFNNNELENNQVVAKIANLNLSRMPALPTDNHTIPCCPSRRQLAQVVPAFLDTDLRFHPTRGPDINFSQDRMSACTNWQESNRTLVFSDRPLHIGESFFVEVGHLGLPYYGALTFGITSCDPGTLRTNELPADPDFLLDRKEYWVVCRGFPVLNNGDILSFVVLPNGEVHHGINGINRGMLMCVDTSQSLWVFFTIHGVINQLKILGTVQSSPVTVSPSGSPGGSQYDSDSDMAFSVNRSSSASESSLVTAPSSPLSPPVSPVFPPPEPSSSKNGECTVCFDNEVDVVIYTCGHMCLCNTCGLKLKKQLNACCPICRRVIKDIIKIYRP; encoded by the exons CTGCACCAGAGGagcagaaggaaaggagaaatATACAAG ACACCAGTCAACAGGCTCGCTCTGTATCCCACAGGCCTTATTACACACTGCCTAACAGTAGCCATGAGAGGCGGTCTGTCCTCACCATTACTGAACCTCCGCGATTCCATTTCCAGGCCAAAGGAAAAAACATACGCCTGGATGCCCATTCCCGCAAAGCCACTCGGAGGAACAGTTTCTGCAACGGCGTCACTTTCACCAACCGGCCCATCCACCTCTACGAGAAAGTGCGTCTCAAGCTGGTGTCCGTGCACCACGGGTGGAGCGGGGCCCTGCGCTTTGGCTTCACCACTCACGATCCATCGCAGATGAGCGCAGACGACATACCAAAATACGCCTGCCCAGACCTGGTGACACGGCCAGGCTTCTGGGCCAAAGCCCTGCCAGAGAGGTTTGCACTAAGAGACAACATCTTGGCGTTCTGGGTCGACCGCCATGGGAGAGTTTTCTATAGCGTTAATGACGAAGAGCCAATTCTGTTTCACTGTGGCGTCAAAGTCTCCGGGCCTCTCTGGGCACTGATAGATGTCTATGGAATCACGCATGAAGTGCAAATACTAG ACAGCATGTTTGCCGAGACGATGACCTCCACCCGTCTCAGCAACGCACGACTCAGCACTTGCCTTCCACAGAGCAGCCACGACTCAGCCAACTTCAACAACAACGAACTGGAGAACAACCAGGTGGTGGCCAAAATTGCTAATCTGAACTTGAGCCGTATGCCTGCGCTGCCGACAGATAACCACACCATCCCTTGCTGTCCAAGCAGGCGGCAGCTTGCCCAAGTGGTGCCTGCCTTTCTCGATACAGATCTGCGTTTCCACCCTACTCGTGGGCCCGACATTAACTTTTCTCAGGACCGGATGTCTGCCTGCACCAACTGGCAAGAGAGCAATAGGACTTTGGTGTTTTCCGACCGGCCTTTGCACATTGGCGAAAGCTTCTTTGTGGAAGTTGGACACCTGGGGCTGCCGTACTATGGAGCCCTCACGTTTGGCATCACTTCTTGTGATCCTGGTACTTTACGAACAAATGAGCTCCCAGCGGATCCAGACTTCCTTCTGGATCGCAAGGAATACTGGGTGGTTTGCCGAGGTTTCCCAGTCCTCAACAATGGGGACATCCTCAGCTTTGTGGTCTTGCCAAATGGAGAAGTGCACCATGGAATAAACGGGATCAACCGTGGGATGCTGATGTGCGTTGATACCTCGCAGTCACTGTGGGTATTTTTCACGATCCATGGTGTTATCAATCAACTCAAAATATTAG gCACTGTGCAGTCCAGCCCTGTGACAGTCTCTCCCTCAGGATCCCCTGGAGGCTCCCAATATGACAGTGACTCAGATATGGCTTTCAGCGTGAACAGGTCTTCTTCCGCTTCTGAGTCATCCCTAG TGACTGCTCCAAGTTCACCTCTGAGCCCTCCAGTGTCTCCCGTGTTCCCACCTCCGGAGCCGTCAAGCAGCAAGAATGGCGAGTGCACCGTTTGCTTTGACAACGAGGTGGATGTGGTGATCTACACCTGTGGACACATGTGCCTCTGCAACACCTGTGGTCttaagctgaagaaacaactcAATGCCTGCTGCCCAATCTGCCGACGGGTCATCAAAGACATTATTAAAATCTACCGCCCTTAA
- the NEURL1B gene encoding E3 ubiquitin-protein ligase NEURL1B isoform X3, translating to MGNTVHKTLADTSQQARSVSHRPYYTLPNSSHERRSVLTITEPPRFHFQAKGKNIRLDAHSRKATRRNSFCNGVTFTNRPIHLYEKVRLKLVSVHHGWSGALRFGFTTHDPSQMSADDIPKYACPDLVTRPGFWAKALPERFALRDNILAFWVDRHGRVFYSVNDEEPILFHCGVKVSGPLWALIDVYGITHEVQILDSMFAETMTSTRLSNARLSTCLPQSSHDSANFNNNELENNQVVAKIANLNLSRMPALPTDNHTIPCCPSRRQLAQVVPAFLDTDLRFHPTRGPDINFSQDRMSACTNWQESNRTLVFSDRPLHIGESFFVEVGHLGLPYYGALTFGITSCDPGTLRTNELPADPDFLLDRKEYWVVCRGFPVLNNGDILSFVVLPNGEVHHGINGINRGMLMCVDTSQSLWVFFTIHGVINQLKILGTVQSSPVTVSPSGSPGGSQYDSDSDMAFSVNRSSSASESSLVTAPSSPLSPPVSPVFPPPEPSSSKNGECTVCFDNEVDVVIYTCGHMCLCNTCGLKLKKQLNACCPICRRVIKDIIKIYRP from the exons ACACCAGTCAACAGGCTCGCTCTGTATCCCACAGGCCTTATTACACACTGCCTAACAGTAGCCATGAGAGGCGGTCTGTCCTCACCATTACTGAACCTCCGCGATTCCATTTCCAGGCCAAAGGAAAAAACATACGCCTGGATGCCCATTCCCGCAAAGCCACTCGGAGGAACAGTTTCTGCAACGGCGTCACTTTCACCAACCGGCCCATCCACCTCTACGAGAAAGTGCGTCTCAAGCTGGTGTCCGTGCACCACGGGTGGAGCGGGGCCCTGCGCTTTGGCTTCACCACTCACGATCCATCGCAGATGAGCGCAGACGACATACCAAAATACGCCTGCCCAGACCTGGTGACACGGCCAGGCTTCTGGGCCAAAGCCCTGCCAGAGAGGTTTGCACTAAGAGACAACATCTTGGCGTTCTGGGTCGACCGCCATGGGAGAGTTTTCTATAGCGTTAATGACGAAGAGCCAATTCTGTTTCACTGTGGCGTCAAAGTCTCCGGGCCTCTCTGGGCACTGATAGATGTCTATGGAATCACGCATGAAGTGCAAATACTAG ACAGCATGTTTGCCGAGACGATGACCTCCACCCGTCTCAGCAACGCACGACTCAGCACTTGCCTTCCACAGAGCAGCCACGACTCAGCCAACTTCAACAACAACGAACTGGAGAACAACCAGGTGGTGGCCAAAATTGCTAATCTGAACTTGAGCCGTATGCCTGCGCTGCCGACAGATAACCACACCATCCCTTGCTGTCCAAGCAGGCGGCAGCTTGCCCAAGTGGTGCCTGCCTTTCTCGATACAGATCTGCGTTTCCACCCTACTCGTGGGCCCGACATTAACTTTTCTCAGGACCGGATGTCTGCCTGCACCAACTGGCAAGAGAGCAATAGGACTTTGGTGTTTTCCGACCGGCCTTTGCACATTGGCGAAAGCTTCTTTGTGGAAGTTGGACACCTGGGGCTGCCGTACTATGGAGCCCTCACGTTTGGCATCACTTCTTGTGATCCTGGTACTTTACGAACAAATGAGCTCCCAGCGGATCCAGACTTCCTTCTGGATCGCAAGGAATACTGGGTGGTTTGCCGAGGTTTCCCAGTCCTCAACAATGGGGACATCCTCAGCTTTGTGGTCTTGCCAAATGGAGAAGTGCACCATGGAATAAACGGGATCAACCGTGGGATGCTGATGTGCGTTGATACCTCGCAGTCACTGTGGGTATTTTTCACGATCCATGGTGTTATCAATCAACTCAAAATATTAG gCACTGTGCAGTCCAGCCCTGTGACAGTCTCTCCCTCAGGATCCCCTGGAGGCTCCCAATATGACAGTGACTCAGATATGGCTTTCAGCGTGAACAGGTCTTCTTCCGCTTCTGAGTCATCCCTAG TGACTGCTCCAAGTTCACCTCTGAGCCCTCCAGTGTCTCCCGTGTTCCCACCTCCGGAGCCGTCAAGCAGCAAGAATGGCGAGTGCACCGTTTGCTTTGACAACGAGGTGGATGTGGTGATCTACACCTGTGGACACATGTGCCTCTGCAACACCTGTGGTCttaagctgaagaaacaactcAATGCCTGCTGCCCAATCTGCCGACGGGTCATCAAAGACATTATTAAAATCTACCGCCCTTAA